The nucleotide sequence CGAGGACCTCGAGCAGGTGGTGGCGGAGTGCCGCAAGAGCGGCGGCAACTTCTGCGAGATGCTGGTGTCCTGGGGCCTGCTGCCCTGGGACAGCGTCCGCGAGCTGCTGCGCCGCCACCTCACCAGCCAGTTGGAAGCCCTCCTGTCCCTCCGGGACGCCCAGGCCCTCTTCGTTCCCCAGCACCGCACCTACTCCAGCCAGCTGACCTTCAACCTGGAGGAGCTGGCCCCTCCGGTTTCATCGCCCCCCACCCCGAATCAACTCCTGGAAGAGAGAGTCAACATGGCGAACGTGAAGCAGTCCCTCGAGGAGTCGCTGAAGATTGACGGGGCCTTCGCGGCCTGTCTCGTGGACTCGAAGAGCGGCATGAGCCTGGGCAGCATCGGCGGCAGCGCCACCTTCAACGTGGATGCCGCGGCCGCGGGCAACACCGAGGTGGTGCGCGCGAAGCTGAAGACCATGAATGCCCTCGGCATGAAGGACCGCATCGAGGACATCCTCATCACGCTCGGCGAGCAGTACCACGTCATCCGCCCGCTCTCGACCAAGGAGGGCCTGTTCCTCTACCTCGCCCTGCACCGGGCCAATGCCAACCTGGCCATGGCGCGCTTCAAGCTGGCGGACATCGAGAAGGCGCTGAGCCTCTGAGCCGCTGAGCTTCTGAGCCGGGCTCCCGCGAGCCCGGCGCCGCCTGCTCGCTCTCCGTGCTGGAAGCCGCGCCTGTCCGCCAGCATGAGCCCCGCCGTCTGCGCGTGGTTACCTCGCCCGTTACACAACGCTGCCTTCTGCTGGCCCCCATGAGGCGGACCTCGCACGTCACGCGGGCCGCCCGGGATGCGTCGGGAATGACGCGACGCAACAGCCGGTAGAGGAACACAGCACTCAGCAGCACCCACGAGGGGGGCGAGAGAGTCACCATGTCCTGTCCACAGCCACGTCCCACCCAGTTCCGTCTGCCCCTGCGGGCAGAGACCTTCTCCATCGAAGAGCACCGCAACGTGCACTGCCGCTTCTACGGCGGCTGCATCGACGTGGCGGTGAAGAAGGACTGGGACAGCTTCACCTGCGCCAAGTGCCCCCTGTTCCACCAGGACCGGGCGCCCGGCGCGTCCTCGTACGCCTTCAACCAGCCCGCCGACTCCGGCCGGCCCTAGTCTGGCCGGTCGCCAGCGGGGCGGGCCCTGGTGAGCTGCCACGGCGCGCCGCCCCACGGCCCCGCATCGCGCGGCCCACGTTCCGGCCCCGGGCTGTGTACCAGCCCACGAGTCCCTGCGCTCCCGAGGTAGTGGGCGGCGGGCGCACGGCACCACAGCTTCCCCGTCAACCTGCTCGGGCCCGGTGTACCGCCCGGAGGGGAGGCACCATGCTCCGCCAGCTGCTGCTGTCCGACTTCGGGAGCGAGGGGCCCACCGCTGGCCATGGGTGGGCGCTCGTTCAGGCGGAGTTTCCCACCGTGGGGATAGGTCCGCTGGCGAACGGCCGGGGCTCGCGCGTGCTGCGCCTGGACGTGTCCGAGTGGGGCTCGCTGGACTTCGACCCCTTCACCTGGGACGAGCGCGTCTTCGGCGCGGCGGAGAGCTCCGAGCAGCTCGCCCTGCACCTGGAGGGCGCGCGGGGCGAGGCGCTCGTCATCGCCGCGCTCGAAATCCTCACCCGCTACCAGGGCCTCGTGGGCCGCCGCAACGAGGCCTCGTCGATACGCGTCTTCGACCGGCTGCTGGCGCGCCACCGCGCGCTCCATGACCTGCACCTGCCGGGGGTGCGCGCGGACTACCAGCACGCGCTGGACGCATGGCAGTGGGCGCTGCGGCTGCGCCCGGAAGCGGACCTGGCGGTGCAGGCCGCCGCCCTCTTCCATGACGTGGAGCGGCTGGTGCCCGGAGCGGACCCGCGCGGCGAGCACCCGGCCCCGGGCTGCCAGGCCTTCAAGGGCGCCCCTGCGGCACGGGGCGCGGCGCTGACGTGCGAGGTGCTGGAGGAGGTGGGCGCGGACACCGACACCTGCCAGCGCGTGCGCAACCTCGTGGCGAACCACGAGCGCCCCGACGGGGACCCGGACTTGGCGCTCATCAACGACGCGGACGCGCTGTCCTTCTTCTCGCTGAACGCGTCCGGCTTCATCCGCTACTTCGACCCCGAGCACAGCCGCCACAAGGTGGCGAACACGCTCGCGCGGCTGCGCCCGGCGCAGCTCCGCCGGCTGGGGCAGATGCGGCTGGCCCCCTCGGTGAAGGTCCTCCTGGACGCGCAGCTCTCCTCCATCCCCTGCTCCGGGGGCGAGGCCTGAGGCGTCGTCGCCATGTCAGGGTGAGCCCGCCTTTGCTCCTGCCTCCCGCCACCCGTTGGGATAGAGGTGCCCCAGCGCCGTGTTCTACCGGGTGAAACACGGGCGGAGGGAGGGGCACCCCATGCGGGAGCTGCGGGTCAACACGTGGCTGGAGCTCCAGGACGCCCTCTTCGCAGACTCCTGGAACGAGGCGCTGGGACGGCACCGCCCCAGCTTCGTCTTCCGGGGCATGCCGCACGTGGAGCACGACCTGTCCACCGCCCTCAACCGCAAGGGCATGTTCGTGCGACAGGAGAAGGACCTGCTGCGCGCCTTCCGCAAGTACGCGCACGCCAATGCCCAGCAGCAGATGCAGTCGCTGTGGGACTGGCTGGCCCTGGCCCAGCACCACGGGCTGCCCACGCGGATGCTGGACTGGACGTTCAGCCCGAATGTCGCGCTGCACTTCCTCACCGAGGACACCGACCTGCGGGACCAGGACGGCGTGGTGTGGTGCGTGGACTACCGCGAGACGAACCGCCTGCTCCCGAAGCCCCTGAAGGCCCAGCTTCGGCGGGAGGGCGCGGACGTCTTCACCGGGGAGATGCTGGCCGCCGTGGCCGGGGACCTGAGCGCCTTCGACCGGATGGCGAAGCACCCCTTCGTGCTCTTCTTCGAGCCGCCCTCGCTGGACGCGCGCATCGTCAACCAGTTCGCCCTCTTCTCGGTGATGAACGGGCCCGCGCTGCGCCTGGACGAGTTCCTCCAGGACCAGAAGCAGGGCGTGCGCCGGCTCATCATTCCCGCCGCCCTGAAGTGGGAGGTGCGCGACAAGCTGGACCAGGCCAACGTCACCGAGCGCGTGCTCTTCCCGGGCCTGGACGGGCTGAGCCGCTGGCTGCGCCGCTACTACAGCCCGCGGCCCCGCTGAGCGCCCGCGCCTATGTCCGCGCGTGGCGGGGGTTGTTGTAGTCCAGGGCGAAGGGGTCGTTCATGGTGGTGTCCCCCGTCAGCCCGGCGGCCTGCTGCTGCTCGGTGAGCTCGCGCAGCTCCTTCTCGTGCTTGTTGCCGACGGCGCCGCCCACGATGACGGCCAGGATGAGGCCGTAGAAGATGACGACCCCGAGAAGAGTGAATCCCAGAAGCAACATGCGGTGAACCTCGCTGTCGGGGACCGCGCGTCGGTGACGGGCGGCCACGTTGACCTCACCCCGGCAAGGTGTGTCTTCCCGACGTTCGCGGCGCTGCCTCCCCGGACGCTCGCCGGGCGGCCGCCCGCCGCTCCACCGGGCAGGCGACCAGGCGCCGAGCGGGCAGGCCTCAGTCTTTCGAGTGCGCCTCCTCGCGCGCCAGCAGCGCCCGCAGCACGCGCTCTCCCGTGGCCGGTATCTGATTCACGCACGCGCCCGTGGCGTGGCGGATGGCATTGCAGACGGCGGGCGCCACGCCCACCACGCCGGCCTCGGCGACGCCCTTGGCACCGAACGGCCCGGGCCCGAAGGCGTGCTCCAGCAGGATGGGATGGATGGCGACGGGCACGTCGAGCGCGCCCGGCACCTTGTAGCCACTCATGGAGGGATTGACGAGGTGGCCGTCCTTCCACACCAGCTCCTCGGTCAGCGCGTAGCCGAGCCCCTGGACGAAGCCGCCCTGCACCTGTCCCTCGGCCGCCGCGGGGTTGAGCGCTCGGCCCACGTCGTGGACGCTCCAGGCCTCGAGTAGCTCCACCTTGCCGGTCAGCTCATCCACTTCGACCTCGGCCACCTGCACGCCGAAGATGAAGAAGCCATTGCCCATGGAGGGCAGCCCCTCCACCGTCGTGCGGCGCGTGTCGAGCTGCCACGCGGGAAACAGCCACCGGGCCGTGGCGACGATGGGCCCACCCTCGACATAGAGGGCGCGGCCGGCGATGGCTCCGAAGGAGACGGACACCCCTGGCTCCCCCCGGACGCCCACGAGCCCACCGGGCCTCAGCTCGAGCACCCTCACGGGACGTTCGAGAATCGCGCCGGCGTGCTCGAAGAGCTGCTCACGGACCTGCTCGCACGCCTGGGCGATGACGTGGCCCACGGTGAAGGTGGTGCGCGTGCCTCCGGTGCACCAGTCATACGGAGACGTGTCCGTGTCGGGACGGCTGAAGTGGAGCTGCTCCAGGGACAGCCCCAGCGCGCCCGCCGCGACCTGCGCGAGCGCCGTGTCCGAGCCCTGGCCGGTGTCCACCGCGCCAGTCATGACGTTGACGGTGCCATCCTCGTTGAGCCGGACGGTGGCGCTGGAGCCCAGCAGCCCGGACACGTGGCCGATGGCCGCCACGCCGATGCCGCGCCGCTTTCCGGGTGACGGGATGGCCGGGCGCTCCCGCCGACGGTGCCAGTCCGAGGCCTCGCGGGCCTTCTCCAGACAGGCGCGCAGCGTGCCGCTCTCCACCGGCGCACCGCCCAGCCACTTCTCCCCGGTCTCCAGTGCGTTGCGGAGCCTCAGCTCGATGGGGTCCATGCCCAGCGCCTCGGCGAGCCTGTCCACCTGAATCTCACTGGCGAAGTGGACCTGCGGGTTGCCGAAGCCCCGGAACGCGCCGGCCCGGAGCTTGTTGGTGTAGACGCTGAAGCACTCCACGTCGACGTGGGGGATGCGGTACGGCCCGCGCGCGAAGTAGCTGCCAATCGCCGCGACGAAGGGCCCGTCGTCCGCGTAGGCCCCGGTGTCGTAGTGGATGCGGACCTGGCGGGCGAGGATGCGCCCATCTCTCGTCGCGCCCGTGCGCATGTGGATGCGGGCCGCGTGGCGCGAGCGCATCATCCGCATGTCGTCCGTGCGGGAGAAGGTCAGCCGCACCGGCGCGCCGGCCGCCTTCGCCAGCGCGGCGGTGATGGGCTGGTTGGTGGACTCCACCTTGCCGCCGAACGCGCCGCCCACCCGGGGCACCAGGACGCGGATGCGGGACATGGGCACGGCCAGCGCCTCGGCGGTGATGGCCTGCACCCGGAACGCCGTCTGCGTCGAGGTGTGGATGGTGACTCTGCCGCTGTCGGGGTCCACCGCCGCCAGCGTGGTGCACGGCTCCAGGTAGATGTGCTGCTGCGCGGGCGTCTCGTAGACGTCCTCGATGATGGCGTGGCACCGCTCCCACATCCGCGCGGGCTCGCCCTCCACCAGCCGGATGTGCGTGGCGAGGTTGGGATGGCCGGGGCCGCGCGGCGCATGAAGCACGGGCGCATCTGGAAGCAGTGCCTTCTCGACGTCGAAGACCGCGGGGAGGACCTCGTACCGGATGTCGATGAGCTCGAGCGCCCTGCGGGCCGTCGGCAGGTCCACCGCGGCGACGGCGGCCACGGGCTCGCCCGCGTAGCGGACCTTGCCCCGCGCGAGCAGCGGCTGGTCCTTGATGACGGGGCCGATGTCGACAGGGGGCAGGTCCTCGGCGGTGAGCACCGCACGGACGCCGGGCAGCGCCTTCGCCCGCGAGGTGTCATACGACAGGATGCGGGCATGGGGATGCGGGCTGCCCAGCAGCGCGCCATGCAGCATGCCGGGGAGGACCAGGTCGTCGGTGTAGAGCGCGCGCCCCGTCACCTTCTCGCGCGCGTCCGTCTTCGGCACGGACTGCCCCAGGACTTCGCCCACGGGCTCCGGCCCGGGCTTCGGCTTCGCGTCGTGGCTCATGGACGCCCTCCCACCGAGGCAATGGCCTCCACGACGCGGGCATAGCCCGAGCACCGGCACACGTTGCTTCCCAGCGCGTGGCGGACTTCCT is from Pyxidicoccus trucidator and encodes:
- a CDS encoding DUF4202 family protein; amino-acid sequence: MLRQLLLSDFGSEGPTAGHGWALVQAEFPTVGIGPLANGRGSRVLRLDVSEWGSLDFDPFTWDERVFGAAESSEQLALHLEGARGEALVIAALEILTRYQGLVGRRNEASSIRVFDRLLARHRALHDLHLPGVRADYQHALDAWQWALRLRPEADLAVQAAALFHDVERLVPGADPRGEHPAPGCQAFKGAPAARGAALTCEVLEEVGADTDTCQRVRNLVANHERPDGDPDLALINDADALSFFSLNASGFIRYFDPEHSRHKVANTLARLRPAQLRRLGQMRLAPSVKVLLDAQLSSIPCSGGEA
- a CDS encoding FRG domain-containing protein; translation: MRELRVNTWLELQDALFADSWNEALGRHRPSFVFRGMPHVEHDLSTALNRKGMFVRQEKDLLRAFRKYAHANAQQQMQSLWDWLALAQHHGLPTRMLDWTFSPNVALHFLTEDTDLRDQDGVVWCVDYRETNRLLPKPLKAQLRREGADVFTGEMLAAVAGDLSAFDRMAKHPFVLFFEPPSLDARIVNQFALFSVMNGPALRLDEFLQDQKQGVRRLIIPAALKWEVRDKLDQANVTERVLFPGLDGLSRWLRRYYSPRPR
- a CDS encoding xanthine dehydrogenase family protein molybdopterin-binding subunit gives rise to the protein MSHDAKPKPGPEPVGEVLGQSVPKTDAREKVTGRALYTDDLVLPGMLHGALLGSPHPHARILSYDTSRAKALPGVRAVLTAEDLPPVDIGPVIKDQPLLARGKVRYAGEPVAAVAAVDLPTARRALELIDIRYEVLPAVFDVEKALLPDAPVLHAPRGPGHPNLATHIRLVEGEPARMWERCHAIIEDVYETPAQQHIYLEPCTTLAAVDPDSGRVTIHTSTQTAFRVQAITAEALAVPMSRIRVLVPRVGGAFGGKVESTNQPITAALAKAAGAPVRLTFSRTDDMRMMRSRHAARIHMRTGATRDGRILARQVRIHYDTGAYADDGPFVAAIGSYFARGPYRIPHVDVECFSVYTNKLRAGAFRGFGNPQVHFASEIQVDRLAEALGMDPIELRLRNALETGEKWLGGAPVESGTLRACLEKAREASDWHRRRERPAIPSPGKRRGIGVAAIGHVSGLLGSSATVRLNEDGTVNVMTGAVDTGQGSDTALAQVAAGALGLSLEQLHFSRPDTDTSPYDWCTGGTRTTFTVGHVIAQACEQVREQLFEHAGAILERPVRVLELRPGGLVGVRGEPGVSVSFGAIAGRALYVEGGPIVATARWLFPAWQLDTRRTTVEGLPSMGNGFFIFGVQVAEVEVDELTGKVELLEAWSVHDVGRALNPAAAEGQVQGGFVQGLGYALTEELVWKDGHLVNPSMSGYKVPGALDVPVAIHPILLEHAFGPGPFGAKGVAEAGVVGVAPAVCNAIRHATGACVNQIPATGERVLRALLAREEAHSKD